Proteins from one Mercurialis annua linkage group LG7, ddMerAnnu1.2, whole genome shotgun sequence genomic window:
- the LOC126657092 gene encoding E3 ubiquitin-protein ligase SINA-like 10, which produces MPDNTVRSFDLELMDCVVCCKPLSPPIIQCQNGHATCNSCSVKMGKYHACTLPVGPMRCLIMEAVVESLTVYCQNKIYGCQESFRSDEKYCSFIECSCPLPECNVKGSSEMIYDHCKELHTNILTPFYFGRKFPVSVDMNDRGLLVLTFD; this is translated from the exons ATGCCTGATAATACAGTCCGTTCGTTTGATCTTGAACTCATGGACTGCGTCGTATGCTGCAAGCCTCTAAGCCCTCCCATTATTCAG TGTCAGAATGGACATGCAACATGCAACTCCTGCTCTGTCAAGATGGGTAAATATCATGCTTGCACTTTGCCTGTCGGACCAATGCGATGTCTGATAATGGAAGCAGTCGTGGAGTCTTTAACAGTTTATTGCCAGAACAAAATATATGGATGCCAAGAAAGCTTCAGATCCGACGAAAAGTACTGCTCTTTTATAGAGTGTTCATGCCCGCTTCCAGAGTGTAATGTGAAGGGCTCGTCCGAAATGATTTATGATCACTGCAAAGAGTTGCATACAAATATTCTCACACCATTTTACTTTGGACGTAAATTTCCAGTTTCTGTGGACATGAATGATAGGGGTTtgctagttctc acatttgactga
- the LOC126657093 gene encoding uncharacterized protein LOC126657093 produces MDTDRSWMYRRLQGRLLYPGFTERVQEFVNFALRHPACMSGPQIKCPCPKTRCKNTGYRDVETVKLHILQKGFVADYQVWVFHGEGNVLNPRPVAQLPEYDVDMENEGGDDFSSVQRMVIDVAGPEVVKHSPLSAAVKMLDIKCRHSGSVALVDDVTEFIQELLPEENKMPKNFAKIKKMVRGLGLPVEVIDCCLRNCMIYWGSDADLTRCKICDHERWKPPPKGNSVKRRVNVPYRKMFYFPITPRLQRLYASKATAKHMTWHAEHKMVDGKMCHPSDSPAWKYFSELHTEFAEEPLIAELNHLWEFEVQTFDVHRRQNFQLKAALMWTINDFPAYSMLSGWSTSGRLACPHCMENTDAFTLKGSRKQSWFDCHRKFLPRGHIYRRNTTDFRKGKP; encoded by the exons ATGGATACAGAccgaagttggatgtatagaCGGCTCCAGGGCAGGTTGCTATACCCAGGCTTTACCGAGCGCGTGCAAGAGTTTGTTAATTTCGCTTTACGCCATCCCGCGTGTATGAGTGGGCCCCAGATTAAATGCCCTTGTCCTAAGACAAGATGTAAAAATACGGGTTATCGAGACGTCGAAACGGTGAAACTACACATTCTGCAGAAAGGGTTTGTGGCAGATTATCAAGTGTGGGTTTTTCATGGggagggaaatgttttaaatccccGTCCCGTTGCACAGCTACCGGAGTATGACGTTGACATGGAAAATGAGGGGGGAGACGACTTCAGCTCcgttcagagaatggttatcgatGTTGCCGGTCCAGAAgtagt CAAACACTCTCCGTTATCTGCGGCTGTTAAAATGTTGGACATCAAATGTCGTCACAGTGGCTCAGTAGCTTTAGTAGATGATGTGACCGAATTTATACAAGAGCTACTCCCAGAGGAGAACAAGATGCCAAAGAACTTTGCTAAAATAAAGAAGATGGTTAGAGGTCTTGGGTTGCCGGTCGAAGTTATCGATTGCTGTTTGCGCAACTGCATGATTTACTGGGGGTCAGACGCGGATTTAACGCGATGTAAAATTTGCGATCACGAACGGTGGAAACCGCCCCCTAAAGGAAATTCTGTGAAAAGACGAGTTAACGTCCCTtataggaaaatgttttattttcctataactccgAGACTGCAGAGACTGTACGCTTCTAAAGCCACCGCcaagcatatgacgtggcacgcagaACACAAAATGGTTGATGGAAAGATGTGTCACCCGTCAGACTCCCCAGCATGGAAATATTTTAGTGAATTGCATACAGAGTTTGCGGAAGAA CCGTTGATAGCTGAGCTGAACCACTTGTGGGAATTTGAAGTCCAGACATTTGATGTGCACAGGCGACAAAATTTCCAATTGAAAGCGGCACTTATGTGGACGATTAATGATTTTCCCGCTTATTCTATGTTATCTGGCTGGAGCACATCTGGGAGACTAGCTTGCCCACACTGCATGGAAAATACAGATGCTTTCACACTTAAAGGGAGTAGAAAACAgtcgtggtttgattgccacagGAAGTTCTTGCCTCGTGGTCACATATACCGGCGTAATACCACTGATTTCCGAAAAGGAAAACCGTAA